One window of the Dendropsophus ebraccatus isolate aDenEbr1 chromosome 12, aDenEbr1.pat, whole genome shotgun sequence genome contains the following:
- the FAM131C gene encoding protein FAM131C isoform X2: MGSCISKELFFSGHKEFQFSNNNTKPSSPPVVSAEIPPPAEGTAPTDSPEEDEEEEEEDDVLGQKCFKTPNGFMCESKANSVSYEITELATSSLIGLVQTIKDHITKPTAMARGRVAHLIEWKGWSAPQSGWDPSLTDEDNYSDLTDELKEARFAAGVAEQFAITEATLSAWSSLDDEEMHYGLGSQEVRQLQDLESLYLQSRLLSYAQGACGSDLGGSLPGLSYSSAVSLAAVSQQVLPTERWDMSEPRSHQSAFPCPLLNDGRSSSSDNSKAAVLAEGEMAPETCKPRLNSSLHYVDSSSLSEDEVFYN, from the exons ATGGGCTCCTGTATCTCCAAAG AGCTTTTCTTCAGCGGACACAAAGAATTTCAATTCTCAAACAATAACACAAAGCCGAGCAGCCCCCCAGTGGTATCTGCAGAAATACCACCACCAGCAGAGGGCACCGCCCCCACTGATAGCCCtgaagaagatgaggaggaggaagaggaggatgatgtGCTGGGGCAG AAATGCTTTAAGACACCCAATGGCTTTATGTGCGAGTCAAAGGCGAATTCAGTGAGCTATGAGATCACAGAACTGGCCACCTCCTCGCTGATCG GTCTGGTACAAACCATTAAGGACCACATCACCAAGCCCACAGCTATGGCCCGTGGACGTGTAGCCCATCTGATTGAGTGGAAAGGCTGGAGTGCCCCCCAGTCTGGCTGGGACCCCTCCCTGACTGATGAGGACAACTACTCAGACCTGACGGATGAGCTGAAGGAGGCGCGATTTGCTGCAG GGGTCGCGGAGCAGTTCGCCATCACTGAAGCCACGCTTAGCGCCTGGTCCTCCCTGGATGATGAAGAGATGCATTATGGACTCGGCTCCCAAGAGGTTCGACAGCTTCAAG ATCTGGAGAGTCTCTACCTGCAGAGTCGGCTGCTGAGCTACGCACAGGGGGCCTGCGGCTCTGACCTGGGGGGCAGCCTCCCCGGCCTCTCCTATTCCTCCGCTGTGTCACTGGCTGCAGTCTCCCAGCAGGTGCTGCCCACGGAGCGATGGGACATGAGCGAGCCCCGCTCCCACCAGTCCGCGTTCCCCTGCCCTTTACTGAACGACgggagaagcagcagctcagacAACTCCAAAGCGGCGGTGCTGGCCGAGGGTGAGATGGCCCCCGAGACCTGCAAACCACGGCTCAACAGCTCGCTCCATTACGTAGACAGCAGCTCGCTATCAGAGGACGAGGTGTTCTACAACTGA
- the LOC138768841 gene encoding fibroin heavy chain-like: protein MDKDVGFQVMLLPEAVVQGRLWHRFIEFISGFGVSFGQEIGSGCGINPGCGIGPGCGIGPRCGISSGCGISSGCGINPGCGIGPGCGIGPRCGIGSGCGISSGCGIGSGCGISSRRGISSGCGIGSGCGIGSGCGISSGCGIGSGCGISSGCGIGSGCGISSGCGIGSGCGISSRRGIGPGCGIGPRCGISSGCGISSGCGIGSGCGIGSGCGIGPRCGISSGCGISSRCGIGSGRGIGSRRGIGSGRGIGSRRGICSGCGISSRRGIGSGCGIGSRQLDTRALYSSIIISLFPLGCGIGSGCGASPGCGISARCGISPGCGIGSKCGIGPGCGIGPGYGIGPRCGASPGCGISARCGASPGCGIGSGCGASPGCGIGSRCGASPGCGIGPGYGIGPRCGASPGCGIGSGCGASPGCGISARCGASPGCGIGPGCGIGPGCGIGSRCGASPGCGIGPGCGIGSRCGASPGCGIGPGCGIGSRCGASPGCGIGPGCGIGPGCGIGSGCGIGSRCGASPGCGIGPGCGISARCGASPGCWIGSGCVISARCGASSGCGIGPGCGIGSGCVISARCGASPGCGISPGCGISARCGASPGCGISPGCGASPGCGIGPGCGIGSRCGASPGCGIGSGCGISSGCGISSGCGIGSGCGIGSGCGIGSGCGIGSGCGIGSGCGIGSGCGISPGYEISSGCGT from the exons CTCTGGCATAGGTTTATAGAGTTCATCTCTGGATTTGGCGTCAGCTTTGGACAAGAAATCGGCTCTGGATGTGGGATCAACCCTGGATGTGGGATCGGCCCTGGATGTGGGATCGGCCCTAGATGTGGGATCAGCTCTGGATGTGGGATCAGCTCTGGATGTGGGATCAACCCTGGATGTGGGATCGGCCCTGGATGTGGGATCGGCCCTAGATGTGGGATCGGCTCTGGATGTGGGATCAGCTCTGGATGTGGGATCGGCTCTGGATGTGGGATCAGCTCTAGACGTGGGATCAGCTCTGGATGTGGGATCGGCTCTGGATGTGGGATCGGCTCTGGATGTGGGATCAGCTCTGGATGTGGGATCGGCTCTGGATGTGGGATCAGCTCTGGATGTGGGATCGGCTCTGGATGTGGGATCAGCTCTGGATGTGGGATCGGCTCTGGATGTGGGATCAGCTCTAGACGTGGGATCGGCCCTGGATGTGGGATCGGCCCTAGATGTGGGATCAGCTCTGGATGTGGGATCAGCTCTGGATGTGGGATCGGCTCTGGATGTGGGATTGGCTCTGGATGTGGGATCGGCCCTAGATGTGGGATCAGCTCTGGATGTGGGATCAGCTCTAGATGTGGGATCGGCTCTGGACGTGGGATCGGCTCTAGACGTGGGATCGGCTCTGGACGTGGGATCGGCTCTAGACGTGGGATCTGCTCTGGATGTGGGATCAGCTCTAGACGTGGGATTGGCTCTGGATGTGGGATCGGCTCTAGAC AACTGgacactagagctctatacagcagcatcataatATCCCTCTTCCCACTGGGATGTGGGATCGGCTCTGGATGTGGGGCCAGCCCTGGATGTGGGATCAGCGCTAGATGTGGGATCAGCCCTGGATGTGGGATCGGCTCTAAATGTGGGATCGGCCCTGGATGTGGGATCGGCCCTGGATATGGGATCGGCCCTAGATGTGGGGCCAGCCCTGGATGTGGGATCAGTGCTAGATGTGGGGCCAGCCCTGGATGTGGGATCGGCTCTGGATGTGGGGCCAGCCCTGGATGTGGGATCGGCTCTAGATGTGGGGCCAGCCCTGGATGTGGGATCGGCCCTGGATATGGGATCGGCCCTAGATGTGGGGCCAGCCCTGGATGTGGGATCGGCTCTGGATGTGGGGCCAGCCCTGGATGTGGGATCAGTGCTAGATGTGGGGCCAGCCCTGGATGTGGAATCGGCCCTGGATGTGGGATCGGCCCTGGATGTGGGATCGGCTCTAGATGTGGGGCCAGCCCTGGATGTGGAATCGGCCCTGGATGTGGGATCGGCTCTAGATGTGGGGCCAGCCCTGGATGTGGAATCGGCCCTGGATGTGGGATCGGCTCTAGATGTGGGGCCAGCCCTGGATGTGGAATCGGCCCTGGATGTGGGATCGGCCCTGGATGTGGGATCGGCTCTGGATGTGGGATCGGCTCTAGATGTGGGGCCAGCCCTGGATGTGGGATCGGTCCTGGATGTGGGATTAGTGCTAGATGTGGGGCCAGCCCTGGATGTTGGATCGGCTCTGGATGTGTGATCAGCGCTAGATGTGGGGCCAGCTCTGGATGTGGGATCGGCCCTGGATGTGGAATCGGCTCTGGATGTGTGATCAGCGCTAGATGTGGGGCCAGCCCTGGATGTGGGATCAGTCCTGGATGTGGGATCAGCGCTAGATGTGGGGCCAGCCCTGGATGTGGGATCAGTCCTGGATGTGGGGCCAGCCCTGGATGTGGAATCGGCCCTGGATGTGGGATCGGCTCTAGATGTGGGGCCAGCCCTGGATGTGGAATTGGCTCTGGATGTGGGATCAGCTCTGGATGTGGGATCAGCTCTGGATGTGGAATCGGCTCTGGATGCGGGATCGGCTCTGGATGTGGAATCGGCTCTGGATGCGGGATCGGCTCTGGATGTGGAATCGGCTCTGGATGCGGGATCGGCTCTGGATGTGGGATCAGCCCTGGATATGAGATCAGCTCTGGATGTGGGACCTGA
- the FAM131C gene encoding protein FAM131C isoform X1: MFSRRPAELFFSGHKEFQFSNNNTKPSSPPVVSAEIPPPAEGTAPTDSPEEDEEEEEEDDVLGQKCFKTPNGFMCESKANSVSYEITELATSSLIGLVQTIKDHITKPTAMARGRVAHLIEWKGWSAPQSGWDPSLTDEDNYSDLTDELKEARFAAGVAEQFAITEATLSAWSSLDDEEMHYGLGSQEVRQLQDLESLYLQSRLLSYAQGACGSDLGGSLPGLSYSSAVSLAAVSQQVLPTERWDMSEPRSHQSAFPCPLLNDGRSSSSDNSKAAVLAEGEMAPETCKPRLNSSLHYVDSSSLSEDEVFYN; this comes from the exons ATGTTTTCTCGGCGTCCCGCAG AGCTTTTCTTCAGCGGACACAAAGAATTTCAATTCTCAAACAATAACACAAAGCCGAGCAGCCCCCCAGTGGTATCTGCAGAAATACCACCACCAGCAGAGGGCACCGCCCCCACTGATAGCCCtgaagaagatgaggaggaggaagaggaggatgatgtGCTGGGGCAG AAATGCTTTAAGACACCCAATGGCTTTATGTGCGAGTCAAAGGCGAATTCAGTGAGCTATGAGATCACAGAACTGGCCACCTCCTCGCTGATCG GTCTGGTACAAACCATTAAGGACCACATCACCAAGCCCACAGCTATGGCCCGTGGACGTGTAGCCCATCTGATTGAGTGGAAAGGCTGGAGTGCCCCCCAGTCTGGCTGGGACCCCTCCCTGACTGATGAGGACAACTACTCAGACCTGACGGATGAGCTGAAGGAGGCGCGATTTGCTGCAG GGGTCGCGGAGCAGTTCGCCATCACTGAAGCCACGCTTAGCGCCTGGTCCTCCCTGGATGATGAAGAGATGCATTATGGACTCGGCTCCCAAGAGGTTCGACAGCTTCAAG ATCTGGAGAGTCTCTACCTGCAGAGTCGGCTGCTGAGCTACGCACAGGGGGCCTGCGGCTCTGACCTGGGGGGCAGCCTCCCCGGCCTCTCCTATTCCTCCGCTGTGTCACTGGCTGCAGTCTCCCAGCAGGTGCTGCCCACGGAGCGATGGGACATGAGCGAGCCCCGCTCCCACCAGTCCGCGTTCCCCTGCCCTTTACTGAACGACgggagaagcagcagctcagacAACTCCAAAGCGGCGGTGCTGGCCGAGGGTGAGATGGCCCCCGAGACCTGCAAACCACGGCTCAACAGCTCGCTCCATTACGTAGACAGCAGCTCGCTATCAGAGGACGAGGTGTTCTACAACTGA